ATCACAAAAGAAAGGATAGAAAAGGAGAAAATGAACGACAGGGAATTTAGCGACCGGTTACTCACCGAAATAGATAAGAAAAGGAGCGTGGCCGTCGTTGGTCTCGATCCAGATTATCAGAGAATTCCCTTATGCTTTCATGAGGCAACCCGGGGAAATGAAGGCGACTTGTTAAAATATGCCGCAGATGCGATCATTATCTTTAACAAATGCATTATTGATGTAGTTGAGCCTTACGTACCCGCCGTAAAGCCTCAAATAGCCTTTTTCGAAAGATATGGAATCGAGGGCATAAGGGCATTTATCAACACTGTGGAGTATGCAAGGAATAAGGGACTAATTGTCATCGAAGACGCAAAACGAAACGATATCGGCAATACCGCTCAAGCATACGCAGACGGCCATATTGGCATGGTGAAAATAGATGAGGACCGGGAGTGTCGAGTCTTTGGTGTAGATGCCATCACTATAAATCCCTATTTGGGTTCTGACGGTATAAATCCTTTTTTGGATACTATAGAAAAACACCATAAGGGTATATTTGTGCTAGTCAAAACGTCCAATCCCTCTTCGTCTGAGTTGCAGGATATCGTCTTGGAAGATGGGAAGACCAAGCTCTTCGAATACGTGGCCAAAATAGTCAACACATGGGGAGATAGGTTCGTTGGGCGACGTGGTTATTCTTCGGTCGGTGCAGTGGTGGGGGCCACATTTCCAGAACACGCGAAAGTGCTGAGATCAATCATGCCTAAGGCTATTTTCTTGGTTCCGGGTTACGGAGCTCAGGGGGCCACTGGGAAAGATATAACGGAATGCTTTAATAAAGATGGTTATGGTGCAATTGTAAGTGCTTCGAGGTCTATCAATTACCCTCATGGGACCGATTTGAACATCTCGGAAGACTCATTCAAAATTCTTGTCGAGAATGCCATACAAGCAATGAATAGTGATATTTCCGAGGCTTTATCAGGGAACGGTCTGCTTCCGTGGTA
This genomic window from Candidatus Bathyarchaeota archaeon contains:
- the pyrF gene encoding orotidine-5'-phosphate decarboxylase, whose amino-acid sequence is MNDREFSDRLLTEIDKKRSVAVVGLDPDYQRIPLCFHEATRGNEGDLLKYAADAIIIFNKCIIDVVEPYVPAVKPQIAFFERYGIEGIRAFINTVEYARNKGLIVIEDAKRNDIGNTAQAYADGHIGMVKIDEDRECRVFGVDAITINPYLGSDGINPFLDTIEKHHKGIFVLVKTSNPSSSELQDIVLEDGKTKLFEYVAKIVNTWGDRFVGRRGYSSVGAVVGATFPEHAKVLRSIMPKAIFLVPGYGAQGATGKDITECFNKDGYGAIVSASRSINYPHGTDLNISEDSFKILVENAIQAMNSDISEALSGNGLLPW